CTCCGCCAACAAATTCCTGGTCAGGGTGAAGGCCATCATGAAGCGATGTTTGGCGTTGGTGGTTCTTGGAATTGCCCCGTCGATTCCATTCTCCGAACGATCTGTTGTCAACAGCACACACTCCCACCCACACTAAACACGCGCagtcaccaaaaaaaacattatatgTCTCTCTCGTGGccgacacatttttttaacaaactcTTGTCATTGTCTTACCTGTCGtttttatcatcatcgccatctCCGCCACAGACGGGCAGTCCACCGTCAACGTGCAGCTGGTGGTGAAGAAGTACGTCGAGCGGGGCAGCGCCGTGGCGTTGTACTGCGAAAATGATGTGCTGCCCGACATCCTTTACAAGGTAAGTCGTTGTCGTGGTGCTAGCAATACACGGAATCACCCCGGGGAGGGCCTGGGCCCCCACTAATTGGATGGCGTCCGTGGTCAGCTAATGCCTGTATTCGCTTTTCGCGTCCGTAGGTAACGTTCCTGAAGGAGGAGAGCAAGATCTTCGAGTACATCAAGGGACGAAGTCCACCGTACCGGAACTACAGCATACCGGGCGCAGAGATTGACGTAAGTTGTCGTCGGTCGTCCAGCGTGTAGAACCCTTCCATCCTAGATAGACCCTAGATAGGATTTCCAAAACCCAGCAAATTTTCCTGTAGTTCCTCACAAATGTTCGGTCTAGGAGTTAATTCTTGCGGCTTTACAATGGATGGCACTAAAtataagaaatatttttttaatgaaatatgtgtccgatagctactgtcattacgaACCTAACGtagtatagattgtttggtcaccTGTTGCAAGCATTTAAACTTGTCAAGTTTTGATCCTAGAAGAGTGTTTTTACAGGGagcactttttcattactgcttgcacggcagaaaaaagagattcttgtaccgaatcgtcactggtgatgaaaaggggagcTAGTATAAAAATCCTAACTGCAAAAAggcctggtgaaccaggtcccatcgcaaccaaagcgaaatattcactttgcaacggttatgatgtgcatatggtgggatacgaaAAGTGTGGTGCACCATGAGCTTTCAGAACCTCAGGAATTTActgaaggacaatcccattaacaacatttaatgcatttgaagcaaagttCTGGCCAtgaaacgacgagaatgggataaaagatatgataagctgattttgCAAAATGACAAATACTTTCATTCAAATGACAATACTTTCATGAGGGTAGTCATGTGTTTTAGGTTCCAGATGACGAATAAAAACCACCCGAATTAACTTATAGACCTGATAGAAACCTCCAGAAATTattcttctttggcactatAGCCGCTGTGCcgtcttggcctgcaccagagacattttTAATATTCATACTGGTCCAtggtccacagtatgagaaacttggtaaacatgtatggcaggccaagaaactattaaacttttgctagagttccgtgagttactttgagcTGCTTTTGAGTGTCttatgttcatgaaatatttcacgcattttttcgcatgtgaacgttgaagccaaatttcggcaagtTTGGTTTTGCCCTCccaaaatatggctagtttttcggCAACGGAttaaattttgacaaaaatggcactagaaggagaaggaaaggaaactgaaaaatcaaatcaaaaacaaacgaactgtcatttcactcactggagctcacggaatttttcgcccaaaagctgctagtgtggacgctagcatatcaaaaaacctgtagagaaaactcatactgtggacgaaAAAGACCTATAGAAAAGTTCCACAGAAAACAGTACTCCTATAggtcgtcgccaccgtcgtgtTTTATGGATCGAGAGCatccaaaaaagggccaaatgGGGCGCCACGACAAATCATACTCTCGCGATACGACGCACCGGATGCCATTCCCGCACACCGAAGCAGGGCGGGGGCGGTGGGCCAGATAATGAATGCCGACACCGGGGCCACCTCGCGGTTGGCCCATAAACGCGGGTCCACGCTGTCACTGGCGGAAGCTCGTTACGGGCCTTCGGCTTCTTCGTTTGGAGGGCCCACTCCGGTGGGCCTATTACCAGGCGGACCAGGCGTTCCCACCGGCGTCCACGTAATGGGTTCCACGGTCCGGTCTTAAACCGGACGGAACACCTAAACGGAACATTAGCTTGCCCGACCCGCGCCCCCCGCGCTGCCCAAATTGATTCTCACGTGTTCCGGAAAGAGAACCGGCCCGGGTGCCCTAGGAGTCCCTTTGGAACGCTTCCGGATCATAAACCATTCGCGCGCTATTTATGGCCCCCCCCGCCCGATAATTATCTCCTATTgggctctctctttctttcttcctctcgCCCCCTGATAGTGGAAAAAGGTGACTCCGTCGACGCTGACCCTGAAGAACGTGGACTACGATGCGAGCGGTTCGTACTACTGCGAGGTCTCGACCGACACCCCCATCTTCACCAAGGCGTCCAACGACGAAATGCTGCACGTAATGCGTAAGGTTTACCCATCCTAGCGTCGCCTGGTAGCCTCCGCTGACATGGATCACATTTTCTCGTCCTCTCGCCGGACAGTTCCACAGAAAGGGCCACCGACGATCGAGTTCGCGAAGAAGCAGCTCTATTATGGCGACACCCTCATCGCTAATTGCACCACGTCGAGAGCCCGACCGCAGCCACACATAACCTGGCTAATTAACGGCAAACAGGTAACGGCGCAGCGCAACGACGTCGCCTATCACGCCACTCCTCTGACCCGTGTGTCCCGTCCCGGTTCGgggcggttttcttttctcgacCCCCAGGTGGAGGATGTCCATATCCGGCCGTTACACCACACGTCGAAGAACAGCCACCGGTCGAAGCTGAGCCAGCCATCGTCCGCCGTGCTTCACCACGGGAAGCTCGTCGGCTCCGGGGGCAGCCCGTCCGTCAGTGGCAGCCTGAAGGAGCTGAAGCAGCGAACCAAAGGTAGGCCCCAGTCCCAGTCGTCCAGCAAGTCGTCCGGGGCGCCTCTGGACAAACAATTGACGCTAAATAGGGCTCGCACCACAAGTCACCACAGtcgttggtccttttttttcccccgctctgttgttgtttggttttcattcggttttctttcgccgatTACCGATGGGCCACCGATGGGTCTCGGTTGATTGACAGCGGTCCGGTGGTCAATGACGGTGCTTCGCCGTATCGGCTTTTTGGGGGATGATGACGCAATCCACCGGCTGGAAACTAGTTCTGCCCGGTTCTACGCAAGGAGGGTGACAAGTTTTGTTTCGCGTGCGCCGCTTCgggaaccatcatcatcattaaagaAGGCCCAACGGAGACGGTGGTTCCGTagttccgggttccgggttccggggacTTGTTGCGTGGAGTGGACTAAAAACACTTCGTTCCTGGGTCCTGCACGTGAACTTGACACACGCCCGGGAGGACCATAATgagcgtcggtggcggtgaacgGTAAATGAGATGTAAATAAATGCACTACTGCACGCTACCTTCGGGGACTTCGGAAAGTAGTGTCGTGGCGGCACCGTGAAAGGTATTACACGGTGTGGGTGGGAGGGGGGCAACGGTTCACGTTTCTCGTCACGGAAATCGTGTCGTTATGCATGGATGGATagtcatcgttttttttttcgtctctCATAGCAGTCCGCTTGGCTTGATACCGGCCAAGAGGACGTGGTTGAGAGATACAAATAACggatgggctgaaaagtcccgagcctaacACATAACGGGGTTCTGAGCTTATTGCATTCGTCGTTTTTTCCAGTTGGTACTAACCTTCACAAGAAAGCTACTAATATTTCATCTCATGAATTTGAGAGGGTAATGTTGCTACGAGTGACACTACCTTTCTTATTTTTAACACAATGACAATACAATTGTAAGGATATAAAAAGGGGTGGCTTTAAATTCATGAACAGAAACTTTCGGGAAATTTCGCTCGAACGAAGAAGGTTATCATTTTAAAGGAGGCCTATTTTGAGgcattcatcattcatcatcatcgttcccTTTGGGATTGCGGCTATTTACTAAGTCTTACTGtggcgctacacgaagcgtgaaaactgacgtaaaattaattattaatgtcaaactgtttacgcttcgtgtggcagcaaaaatctaaaaacgaaatgtgaaacgtgtttacgttcgtgtttttgatccgagaaaatagaaatagaagagaaataaattgatttctgaatattattttctgttgtttttcttttttattttgttgctataccggcaaataagaacttaaattatcctctgtttgtaagcaaagcgtatgcaaaaagtatttacgctcggggtttacgcctcggccgagccgtaaacgttttgacagtaGCGTAGCgtagtttggcattaatcgttaatgtcaaaaatattacgttacgcatcggCTGTCGCCACAGTTAGGTATCAAAATAATtgtgatgaaaatgtttcgatttaaatctatttaaatctgtctaatttttaatttgttaatttcgaacgtTAGTCTTTAAACGTTTCGAACGTCAGTCTGATTTAGCGGCACTGGGGAACGATTGAGTGGCTCTCGATGTGGAGAGGACGTCAATGAGTAAGGagaagtttgaaaaaaaaaacacattttctacCGTAGGCTtaggacttttcagcccatgtgttaaaataaataaccctcGGTGTCGTGGTATAACCGTATTCGACGTGACAGattattttctcctttttccaGTTCCTAGCGTCTTGTTATGGACATCGTTATATCGGCCGGTGCGCTCAGGAGCAATATTTCTAacccctttctctctctctcgctctctctctagccGTGGAGAACGAGCTGCTGCCGAAATCGACGAGCTCAATGGGGCTGGGTGGTGGCAACGGAGGTGGTAGCTACACGGGCGGGGTGTTCGAGATTCAGCCGAACGTGGGCTACAGCTACGACGGTGGCTACAACTACGGCATCAAGATGCACCATCCGGGCCGGGAgcgcagcggcggcagcacgaTCGGTCTAATCAACGGCGCGTTCGGTGGCCCGTCGTACGGCAGCCTGGGGGGGATGGCGGGGCTCGGGGCCCTCGGCGCCGGGCCCCTGCTCGGCGGACCCGGGGCCAGTCCCGATGTCCTGGTGGAGGAGCACGACAAGAAAACCTGGCAACGCAACGACTACTATCACCAGTACTATGACaataagcagcagcagcagcagcagcaacactacGACAACGGCTACCGGAAGCACCGGTAAGTGGGCAGGAGAGGGTGGGCGGGGTTCTATTTGGGGTATGGACCGGGGTggcaacaccaccagcaccagtcAATGGGATCCACGGCGCGTTTTCCGTAGCTGCGCCACGGCAACAGCAACTCTAGCTCTGGGACCTCGAGGACCTACACGGGACCAATACCTTGGCGATGGCCTTGCTAATGCCAAGCAAGTCTTATTAATGCACATCGATGTTGTTGGTAGGCAGaaaattgtttacaatttattaCACTGCGAGCAACGCGCTGGAGCCGGAATTACTGGCTCCAGGACCAGAGATCGAAGCGAATTAGTGGACTGCGCCAGGGACTCTTGTTGTTGCCCTCATCGGTCAGCTGCTCAGCTGACTATCTAGCCGGCGCTAGAAGCTATAACTTATCGAGCTGCCAATTTAAGACGAAGTCGCCCACCAGCCCGCCGTACGGTAGATTGATGGGCGAAAGTCTGTCATTCTGTGCCTAGGATTCTCCACTTTATCTTCACCACCATCCTCCTCCTAGCTACCCCATTCGCAACTTCATTCAgtgagtttgtttgttgcgaGCTACGTGAGTTTGAATggtgtttcgctctctctcttggttcattttttcgcaccgttcgccttttttatgAGTTTCCACGCACCATCGTCCTGTTCGCAcacgatttgcattttttatgcaTCTCCGCGGCCCCAACACAACAAGCTGGACGGACGGTCGGTGTGGCACACGAAATAAGCTATTAATTATTaacaacataaatttaaaaaccaaatcatCATCAAGTAAGCCCTGTAGCGTACGGGGCCCGCGAAATCAAACTGTGTCCAGAAATAGCCCAGGCGCGGTCCTGTTTTTCGGCTAGCCTTGCCTTGCCACTTGCCCGTTTCGGAACGCAACAACTTCGGTCTCTTTCAGGTCTCACTTTTTTTATTCGGATTTAGGACCAAGCGCAGTCGTAGCGAGCGATGGATTACGGCTTATAGAATAAATTTCACGGCGAGATTGATGTTCATACACTTCATTAGCGACTTACGGACTGCAACTAGTTGTCAGACTTGTGAGAATCACCATCCGAGACCGGGAAAAGTAGCGACAGCTGAGGGTATTAAAATTCAGTACAATTCGGTAGATTCAGTTTCTGCCGTACCGTGTTTACTATTGAGCCCAGCATGTCCATGACTCGAATGGCGCCGTAAttgccaccggcaaccggcatgTAACACCGGACCTACCATACACGAGTAACACGAGTAACGCAAACCGCTTCGAACATCGTGTCGAACATTGTCACACTCGGCGTGTAATTATATCATCACCACCATACACGACGGTAGCGAGctggtttttttccccgttttatTGAAATCCCTGCGGTGCACAGTCTGGCAGAAGGTTTAATTAATGGCCCCCGCACCGCACAAGCGTTTGACGTcgtccgagagagagagttgcgGAGGCGACCACTCATCTCGTATTTTGCTATCTTCTCACGtatttcctttctctctctcttttgcagTAACTCTTACGAACACAAGTACAGGCGGCACGTGATCGACGGTGAAAACCGCAAGAGCCATCGGGTGTCGGCGAGCTACAGCCAACTATCGCTTCGCATCACCGAGGCGCTGACGAACAACCTGGGCCGGATAGAGATCACCTGTCTGGCCACGATTCCTGCCCATGTCGAGCCAGGCGAGCAGTACGCCGACTACAAGACGTCCCTCATCAAGCGTGAGTATCCAAGACCCGCCTTCCAAGCTGAGGAACACCTGACCAGACCTTGGAACTTTTGTGTCCAAGTTGGGATTGGGAAAGATTTTGGAatccggaaacggaacagtTTGGACACTCCGACAGAATGCACCTTTGTGGCCGATGTGGTCAATGCTCTCACTTCCACCGTTCGCGCCACCTTTCCGGAGTTTCTCAATTCCGGACCTGGTGTAAGATCGGAGGTGCTTCCCGTGGAATTGCTTTGAACAAATGCCAAGAACTGACAAAGTGAAACCCAAACATGCCAACTACGTGCCGTTTACTTTCGTTCGCAGAGTATGCGATCGTCAGCTCTACAACGCCAAGCACCGTCAAGGGTACGCCTGGCATCATGCCTTTTGCCCGTTCCTGATGGAATTCACGTTGGAATGGGCGCGACATTCGCAGACCTTCCGCCTagcccagagagagagcgagagagagcaagagagtgGCACAAGAATGCAGAGCTACCTATCGAGTCCCCGACCCCCAGCCGGGGAACTTTTTGTGACTTGGAACGGTGGCTCCGTAGCACATCGCAATAACTTTTCATGTACTCGGTGTCGTCCACCCGTCCGTGTGGAGTCTGTTGGCAAGACCTGGCCGGTTCCATCAATGGAAAGTTTCTACTATTTTTGCGACGCCAGCACACCAGCAACAAGTGCTCACTACACCAACACTGTTTACTTGTACACGACACGCGAAACCAAGCGACCAGTAATACTACTTCCAACTCCTACATGGAAGTACCTACATGTGTGGAACCATGGCTTATTTCATATCTCGGTCGCGAAGTACTGTTTCCGAACAGTTATGACAACCTCCAGGCGGCCTCCAGGAACCTGCGGCAGCAACCTGTCAAAGCATATAGATGACAGGGGTATCTTTCAAGGTTCCGAACTCGCTCTCGGGTAGGGTCGGGAGCAGAGAACTGAAGTTATTCAACTGTCTCCACCGTTCTTTCTATCCCTTTTCCCGAACCTTTCCGACCTGAAGTAAATCGTAGACGAGTAAGGGCAAAAAGTCTGTCAACGGTAACGGGTTTTCCTCGAGTTCAGCGagtattttaatatttttttctgccgtaTTTCTGCCTAGGATTGGGTTTTAGTTTACGAAGAACAGGGCGCGATGCTGTTGTGCAGCGTATACACCTCGCCAGACTCCGGTGGattggtcatgtcatgagaatagCAGAGGGCGAACCAGCCCGCAAATTCTTCTTCGGTCGTCCAGTATAATCAACACCTACGCAGACAAATAGTAAAGCTGTCTTttcatgaaaacaaaatcttgttgctgttgctatcCGTGCTGTTACCAAAGAACAAGGAACTCCGTACATACACAGCTCCTGTTTGGTCGGAGAGGGATGTTCTCAATCTatgtattttatgttttatcgtGCTTCCGTTCCAAAAGACCACAAAATAAGTGGACAACGGAATCGggccagttgttgttgttggtgaaaagCTGTTTGAGACTCTCACGACTGAAAGACTCTCACGTTTTGCTATTTGGCTTTCGCAATTGTGCATCAGTATCTGACAGGCcattggctggctggctggctggcttttcttcttcacttCCACACTGATAACTTCGGAATCCAAAGCACGTGTCCTTCTTCCGGGGGAGGTCAACTGCGCTCTGCGTCTGCTTCGGAAGTGCTCTCCACGGTCGGTCCGTTGGAACCCTGTGACGGTGTGGCGCCACAGAACTTCGAAAAGTAATCCCTTCGCTTCTGCACCCGCTGTTTCTCGGGTGCGGTTTGTTTTCAATGCCACATCTGAGCCATTATTTCGAAAATCTTTCCGCCACACCGGCGCCACACAGTGACGTACAACAATTGGCTCAGGAACACCATTACCCGGCGCCAGCGAGCAGCAACCCAGCACTAAGTagaggaagacgaagaagaagcaccaGACAAACGATGAATTGTGCGACGAGAGGGCGACATCTCTATTGTGTTTGACGCTCCGAAGACGCTGTCGTtgttattccttttttttttagtGTTTCCTTCCATTTACGCGGCTGCCGCGGCTGCTCCGAGTAACATGGGCCATAAAATGGGTTCCCGCAGAGTCACCATGTTTTATCACCGGGTTCGCCTTgtgcgtgtccttttttgtggtaacaaaatggcaaacaaccACCACGCCAGCCGGTGCTatgatctttttttttcgtgagCACCAAAAGCTAACCGAACAGAGTTTAAAGGTTTCGGGGGCGGGGAACGCTGAAATCCAGTACGCGGGGCTCCTGTCTGGCTTCCAGGCCGCTTTCTATTTTGACAACTTCCACAATCAATCCATCAACTAATGCGCTACACTCTTGGCACACTTTGGTCAAACTCTGGGCAATCGACTTGTTGCTGGTTTTCCGTCTCGTTCTCATGCTTAATTGAGGCGTGCGTGACCGACCCTCTCTTGCGCTCTCattctcgctctcactctttctcttcctcACTGTCGctaagtaaataaataaaagtaatgAGCTCCATTTGTCATCAGGCTTAACTCGCCCGAgactaattttgtttttttcttctccctgGGCACGATGGGTCCGCCGAAAACAGTTGACAAATGCTTCAAATTTTGTGATGCCGTGGGCGAACAACTaatgattaaaattttccTTCCACCAAGAGCATACCAGTGCATCCACGTTGTTCCTGATTCGTTGACATTGAACCAAGTGGTCTGCAAGACATGCAAGAATTGATTGCGTTCGAGCGAGGTTCCAGAAACTACCAAGAGATCATAGGGAGCAGTATCGATTCACATAGTTGAGAAAGGGGAAAGGGTGTTCCGGAGTTTGTTGAGTTAGTGCAGTGGCAACGGTCGTTAGTAGCTAGGTTCTGTGCTTCTCGAGGTTGGAGGTAATTACCAAGCTCTTCGATTAGCCCCCAGAAAAAGGACCCCACATTTCGTCGACTTTCCAGCTAAGCACCGCTCGGTTCTCGGTGGACAATTTCTCTTTCCAAATATTTATTGTCCTGTAATGCAATTCTTCTACACTCTCTTCCATTTCTCTCCGGGCCGGACAGTGGATATCGAGCAGAACGATCAAACATCGCCGCAGCCATCGATGAGCGGAATGGCTGCGTTCGGGAACTCGGGCGCCGTCCAGAACAGCTTCCACGCGGTCCCGGCCCGCAGCCGCTCGACGATGGCGGCAGCGGGAGCTCTCCTAACCCTTACCATCGTACACCATCGCATCCAGCCTCGATGGATGCCCtaaacgggagagagagagaacaagaGTTACAGAGTGAATAAGCGACTGACAGCGCGACCCCAACACTCTCGGACATCTCGGACACTAGAGTCGTCGCCGTATTTTCGTATTCCCCGACCACACGTTCTTCTGGTTCGTCCCATgcatgtgttggtgtgcgtgcgtttgtgtgtttgtgtgaacATGTGTCATTTATTTGTGCTTTCGTGGCTTCGTGGAGATGCAGGATCAGAGGGCACAGAAACAATCGACGCGCACAATAGAAAATTATACTTACGAACCGTGAATGTGACAGCTTGGCTGCGTACTGCTGAAGGTTGCTACATTAAACAACGAGTACGTGACACCGTGAACCCGCTTCAAACAATCGATTGCCACAATCAACCCATCGCCGGTGAACGCTACGCTGATCGAGGACgccatctcgctctctctctctctctccctctgtaTCCATCTTTCTCTCTAGCCATATGGAGAGGATCTTCACAGATCTTCGACGCCAAAGGTAAGCCCGAAATGTCCACAATTCCAATTCAACGTACAAAAGTAcgacaggcaggcagacaggcaggcaggggcAGGGTTTGACAAATGGCCGACGAGCGGCCAAATTATTGGCttcaaacaacaataacaataaccgACACACCCACAGACGACGCCGGAACAGACGAAACAACGACGCATTAAATCGATGAAAGATGGCTGCAATTAAAGATGACCATTTTCGGGGCCGAAAATAGTTGGAACGAACGTAATTCAGAAAATAACCATTAGGATGACCATTCCGGCCGATAATTTGTAAGCCGCTCGGGATCCTCTCGGGGTCTGTGAGTGGCGGAGAAGTATCCGCGGAGTTCCAAGAAATCCCCAGGATACTTCTCCGCCGCATAGTACGTGGATCAGTTTGTTGGTGACCGACGGCCACGCAATGTTGTTATCCGTGTTGCCCTGGAGTACGgtacatttatttttcttcttatccggAGGACCATCCAGAGGGTGGAACTGGTCTCCCCCTTACCGTTTATCGTCCCTCTCCTCTCCGGCTGCTTTGAGATGATTACTcgaaatcctttttataaCATCCAAAACCGTGGTAATGTGTGGGGGGGTTAAGGA
Above is a genomic segment from Anopheles bellator chromosome X, idAnoBellAS_SP24_06.2, whole genome shotgun sequence containing:
- the LOC131213255 gene encoding uncharacterized protein LOC131213255, with translation MDRMWITASLLIIAMIHMRTNGQSTVNVQLVVKKYVERGSAVALYCENDVLPDILYKVTFLKEESKIFEYIKGRSPPYRNYSIPGAEIDWKKVTPSTLTLKNVDYDASGSYYCEVSTDTPIFTKASNDEMLHVMLPQKGPPTIEFAKKQLYYGDTLIANCTTSRARPQPHITWLINGKQVEDVHIRPLHHTSKNSHRSKLSQPSSAVLHHGKLVGSGGSPSVSGSLKELKQRTKAVENELLPKSTSSMGLGGGNGGGSYTGGVFEIQPNVGYSYDGGYNYGIKMHHPGRERSGGSTIGLINGAFGGPSYGSLGGMAGLGALGAGPLLGGPGASPDVLVEEHDKKTWQRNDYYHQYYDNKQQQQQQQHYDNGYRKHRNSYEHKYRRHVIDGENRKSHRVSASYSQLSLRITEALTNNLGRIEITCLATIPAHVEPGEQYADYKTSLIKLDIEQNDQTSPQPSMSGMAAFGNSGAVQNSFHAVPARSRSTMAAAGALLTLTIVHHRIQPRWMP